The Brachyhypopomus gauderio isolate BG-103 chromosome 2, BGAUD_0.2, whole genome shotgun sequence genome contains a region encoding:
- the olfcn1 gene encoding extracellular calcium-sensing receptor, giving the protein MIGGIFPIFNKQENILASFEKEPHNAECKGFDLRAFRWTRMMMFAIDEINKDDYLLPNISLGYKILDSCASPTNVLRAAFTLVSGSEENYSSCHPPPISALIAESGSTQSLAVAETLGPFRVPMVSYFSTCACLSNKRKYPTFFRTIPSDYHQAKALAFLVKQFGWTWIGALQSDNDYGRNGISAFRKEVESLGVCIAFVGTILRTYPQSKILDVVEIIRRSTVKVILAFVPEGDLYPLMQEVVKQNITGKQWVASEAWITADRPSTPEMFQSFGGTIGFVVQKMSILKLGPVLKDISPYHNSESSFIVDFWETVVSEHLKKVNFVDAVGEKVSFDENGDPPVSYEVINWQLREGRTPRAVCSEICPLGTRKAPIKGLPVCCFECISCADGSISNTTATDCIACPEEYWSNERKNSCVMKITEFLTYTESMGIVLIALSLFGAFLTFAAMVVFLYFRDTPIVKANNSELSLLLLLSLIFCFLCPLTFIGEPTVWSCMLSHTAFAVTFALCISCILGKTILVVTAFRATLPRNKMSGNFGPVQQRGIVWSCTAIQIVICILWLKISPPFPDKVFELHNKKIILECNTGSDAAFYAVLGYIGLLAMVCLILAFLARKLPDNFNEAKYITFSMLIFCAVWITFIPAYASSPGKYTVAVEIFAILSSSFGLLLCIFLPKCYIILIKPERNTRKHVMVKNVK; this is encoded by the exons ATGATAGGTGGCATTTTTCCTATTTTTAACAAACAGGAGAATATTCTTGCTTCTTTTGAAAAAGAACCACACAATGCTGAATGTAAAGG ATTTGATCTGCGAGCATTCCGCTGGACTAGGATGATGATGTTTGCGATAGATGAAATAAACAAAGATGATTATTTGCTACCAAACATCTCTTTGGGCTATAAAATTTTGGACTCTTGTGCCTCTCCAACAAATGTCTTACGAGCTGCTTTTACTCTGGTGAGTGGATCAGAGGAAAATTATTCTTCTTGTCATCCACCTCCTATATCAGCTCTTATAGCCGAGTCAGGATCTACCCAGTCTTTAGCTGTGGCTGAGACACTTGGACCATTCAGAGTGCCAATG GTAAGCTACTTTTCAACATGTGCATGTCTAAGTAACAAAAGGAAATATCCCACATTCTTCCGCACCATACCAAGTGACTATCACCAAGCAAAGGCTTTAGCTTTCCTGGTCAAGCAGTTTGGCTGGACATGGATTGGTGCTCTACAATCTGACAATGATTATGGAAGAAATGGAATTTCTGCATTTAGAAAGGAAGTGGAGTCCCTTGGGGTTTGTATTGCATTTGTTGGGACAATTCTGCGGACCTATCCCCAAAGTAAAATCCTTGACGTTGTTGAAATAATAAGACGATCAACAGTTAAAGTGATTCTTGCATTCGTGCCAGAAGGAGATCTCTACCCTTTAATGCAAGAAGTGGTGAAACAGAACATAACAGGAAAACAGTGGGTTGCAAGTGAAGCCTGGATAACGGCAGACCGACCATCCACTCCAGAGATGTTCCAATCTTTTGGAGGAACAATTGGATTTGTGGTCCAAAAGATGTCCATCCTCAAACTGGGACCAGTTCTAAAAGATATCAGTCCTTACCATAATTCTGAGTCCAGTTTTATTGTTGATTTTTGGGAAACAGTG GTAAGTGAGCACTTAAAAAAAGTAAATTTTGTGGATGCGGTTGGAGAAAAAGTGTCCTTTGACGAGAATGGAGACCCACCCGTTTCCTATGAAGTCATAAATTGGCAGCTGAGGGAAGGGAGA ACCCCAAGAGCTGTTTGCTCAGAAATCTGCCCACTAGGCACAAGGAAAGCTCCAATCAAAGGACTTCCTGTGTGCTGTTTTGAGTGCATCTCATGTGCTGATGGGTCTATATCAAATACTACAG CAACAGACTGCATTGCCTGCCCAGAGGAGTACTGGTCTAATGAAAGAAAGAACAGCTGTGTTATGAAAATCACAGAGTTCCTGACATACACTGAATCAATGGGGATTGTTTTAATTGCTCTGTCATTATTTGGTGCATTTTTAACTTTTGCAGCCATGGTGGTGTTCCTATATTTCAGAGACACACCAATTGTAAAAGCAAATAATTCAGAGCTTAGCTTACTATTACTTCTCTCTCTTATCTTCTGCTTCCTCTGTCCTCTCACATTCATCGGTGAGCCCACAGTGTGGTCCTGCATGTTAAGTCACACAGCTTTTGCTGTCACCTTTGCTCTCTGCATTTCCTGCATACTGGGGAAAACCATACTTGTTGTGACTGCCTTTAGAGCAACACTACCTCGAAACAAAATGTCAGGAAATTTTGGGCCTGTACAACAAAGGGGCATTGTGTGGTCATGCacagcaattcaaattgttatCTGCATTCTTTGGTTAAAGATTTCTCCTCCATTCCCAGATAAAGTTTTTGAgctacataataaaaaaataattttagaATGCAACACAGGCTCTGATGCAGCATTTTATGCAGTTCTAGGGTACATTGGCCTTCTCGCTATGGTTTGTTTGATACTGGCATTTTTAGCCAGGAAGTTACCTGATAATTTTAATGAAGCCAAATACATCACATTCAGCATGCTCATATTCTGTGCAGTTTGGATCACCTTTATTCCAGCTTATGCCAGCTCTCCTGGAAAGTACACAGTAGCTGTAGAAATATTTGCAATTCTGTCCTCTTCATTTGGCTTGCTGTTATGCATTTTTCTACCAAAGTGTTATATCATTCTCATCAAACCAGAaagaaacacaagaaaacatgtaatggtgaaaaatgtaaaataa